Genomic segment of Populus nigra chromosome 14, ddPopNigr1.1, whole genome shotgun sequence:
CACTGTTCTCCAACCGACACTCCATTTGTTCTTCCTTTTATAaagatcatttattttttccttttctggcTGTTTATACGACATAGATTCTATGGTTTTGGTGCTTTCTGTTGTTAATTCTTTGTGGTGAAACATTGTTGTTCTTTTGAATTATTTCTATTAGCACAGTAATTTCTTCACCTGCCAAGCTAAGATCAAGACTGGAACGataattttactttaatttgaGCTGTTCCTTGTTCTTTAAAGCTAGTTTGCATACTATTTCTTCCATTATTAACAAGCTTAATTTGCTCTTTAACAGGATACGATAATCATAAAGCCTGCTAAGAAAACTCCCATTTTGTTAAGGATGATAGTTTTAGTGTTTGCAATGGTCTGCGGTGTTTATATCTGCTCAGTTTGTTTAAAGCAGATAAGTACCcatagtaaaattaaaattcaagatatCCAAGTCATTGAGAGGCCGTCTCCTGATGTTGACCGTGAAAATTTGCAAATTTCTAGTGTACATTATCCAAATCCTGAAACTTTTAGCAGGTAATTGAGCATttctgccttttgttttttaactggATTTAATTAAAAGGTGTGCTTAAGTACTGTGTTGGTGTGTTTCCAGGGCTGAATGCGCACATAATCCTGTTCGGTACTTTGCTATATTATCGATGCAAAGATCTGGGAGTGGATGGTTTGAAACATTGTTAAACAGTCATGTTAATGTAAGCTCAAACGGGGAGatattttctgttttggataGGAGGATAAATATTTCATCAATTACACAGACTCTAGATAAAGTCTACAATTTGGACTGGTTCACAAGTGCTTCCAAGAATGAATGCTCCGCGGCAGTTGGCTTCAAGTGGATGCTTAATCAGGTAACTGAGGTTGAAAAGTAGGTTAAAGTTTAAATCTTTACCTTATTCGTGCTGCTAGGTGGGGTACTAAAAGACTTGTTTGATCAAGCTGGCAACTACCACTCTACATTAGTGGTTGCCCAGAATAACCTATCAATCTAAACCATGAAATGGATTTAGGTGTTTCCTGTTTTTCATTGATGTGCTGCTTAAATAGTGGTTTTAgtttgaaagggaaaaaaagaaggaaaaaatagtatttatgataaaatatccAACTTTAAACTCTCAAGGAGACATGCCCCGGGTCAAACTGTTTAGTCTTTAACAATCTTGTATTCATGTGTGAAACTATCGTAACATGGTATTGGCTTACCTCTTGGTTCATCC
This window contains:
- the LOC133673479 gene encoding uncharacterized protein LOC133673479 isoform X2; the protein is MAEYICVLNKDTIIIKPAKKTPILLRMIVLVFAMVCGVYICSVCLKQISTHSKIKIQDIQVIERPSPDVDRENLQISSVHYPNPETFSRAECAHNPVRYFAILSMQRSGSGWFETLLNSHVNVSSNGEIFSVLDRRINISSITQTLDKVYNLDWFTSASKNECSAAVGFKWMLNQGVMQHHKEIADYFNRRGVSAIFLFRRNLLRRMVSVLANSYDRHAKLLNGTHKSHVHSTEEAETLAKYKPMINSTLLISDLKEVEITATKALEYFNSTRHIVLYYEDLIKNPTAFQ